The following coding sequences are from one Deinococcus aerius window:
- a CDS encoding IclR family transcriptional regulator: MTTTTRQKPGRTRSGETSSVRTLERGLTVLLALKDLRRASLSVLARHVGLSASTTYRLLETLRQQGFVEWEEQTGLFSVGLRAYQVGLAFTERSNLISSAQPAMEAVVSDLNETVNLAVLYGSEAVYVHQVEGRQLVRMFAHLGDSAPLHASGVGKVLLAWRPEGDVRQKLGDGPYPAYTPHSITTQAALLAELARVREQGYALDDEERELGVRCVAVPVRDATGQVVAGLSVSAPTSRFAREQIGQVAERMTLAAAQVSTRLGWG, encoded by the coding sequence ATGACGACGACCACACGGCAGAAACCCGGCCGCACCCGCAGCGGCGAAACGAGCAGCGTCCGCACCCTGGAGCGGGGGCTGACCGTGCTGCTCGCCCTCAAGGACCTGCGCCGGGCGTCCCTCAGCGTGCTCGCCCGGCACGTCGGCCTCTCCGCGAGCACGACCTACCGCCTGCTCGAAACCCTGCGTCAACAGGGCTTTGTCGAGTGGGAGGAGCAGACGGGCCTCTTCAGCGTGGGACTGCGCGCCTATCAGGTCGGGCTCGCCTTCACCGAGCGCAGCAACCTGATCAGCTCCGCCCAGCCCGCGATGGAGGCCGTGGTGAGCGACCTGAACGAGACGGTGAACCTCGCCGTGCTGTACGGCTCGGAGGCGGTGTACGTCCATCAGGTCGAGGGCCGCCAGCTCGTGCGGATGTTCGCGCACCTGGGGGACAGCGCGCCGCTGCACGCCTCGGGGGTGGGCAAGGTGCTCCTCGCCTGGCGCCCCGAGGGGGATGTCCGGCAGAAGCTGGGCGACGGACCCTACCCCGCCTACACGCCGCACTCCATCACCACCCAGGCGGCGCTCCTCGCGGAACTCGCCCGGGTGCGCGAGCAGGGCTACGCCCTCGACGACGAGGAGCGCGAGCTGGGCGTGCGCTGCGTGGCCGTTCCGGTGCGGGACGCCACGGGGCAGGTCGTCGCGGGCCTCAGCGTCTCCGCCCCCACCTCGCGCTTCGCCCGGGAGCAGATCGGGCAGGTGGCCGAGCGGATGACCCTCGCCGCCGCCCAGGTCTCCACCCGGCTGGGCTGGGGCTGA
- a CDS encoding MarR family winged helix-turn-helix transcriptional regulator produces MTSSLTPDFLNRLQEDWARVRPGLDPAPMLTVVLLGRLNAALGRQLERTYLPSGINAAGWDLLLTLYRSAPPEGLTPTQLSELAAITGPSMTNRVGRLVERGLAERRGGGGDRRSVRIRLTPEGRALVERLLPQHLANTARILSALGPGETETLRQLAGQLLGALEVQAGGEQDESAAG; encoded by the coding sequence ATGACCTCCTCCCTGACTCCCGACTTCCTCAACCGGCTGCAAGAGGACTGGGCCCGGGTCCGCCCCGGCCTCGACCCCGCGCCGATGCTGACGGTCGTGCTGCTCGGCCGCCTGAACGCCGCGCTGGGCCGCCAGTTGGAGCGCACCTACCTGCCCAGCGGGATCAACGCCGCCGGGTGGGACCTCCTGCTGACGCTGTACCGCTCGGCGCCCCCGGAGGGCCTAACCCCCACCCAACTCAGCGAGTTGGCCGCCATCACCGGCCCCTCCATGACGAACCGGGTGGGGCGCCTGGTTGAGCGGGGGCTGGCCGAGCGCCGGGGCGGCGGGGGGGACCGCCGCTCGGTGCGGATTCGGCTCACCCCGGAGGGCCGCGCCCTGGTGGAACGCCTGCTGCCCCAGCACCTCGCCAACACTGCGCGGATTCTCTCGGCCCTGGGCCCCGGGGAGACCGAGACGCTCCGGCAGCTCGCAGGCCAGTTGCTCGGGGCCCTGGAAGTCCAGGCCGGAGGAGAGCAGGACGAGTCAGCGGCGGGTTGA
- a CDS encoding CynX/NimT family MFS transporter, producing the protein MSGEGLTESTPALAGRRTALLVLGLVLVALNLRPSLAGFGPLLGQIQAELGVSAATVSLLTTIPLLCWGLLAPLAPLLTRWRSSETVVLLSTGLIGVGALLRVGPTLGWILPGTVLVGAGIALNNVLLPSLVRRDFPRQVGLMTGVYTLAVVGGAAMASGLAVPLRRAFGGEWRASLGVWAGLALLGMLAWLPVLFGRQTRGGWGAPAGTSVWRNPYAPPVTLFMGFQALVFFTWLTWLPRVLQDRGLSPEASGLLLALGNLVQLPFSLGVPVLAARLRGARPLVVAISGLIAAGLLGLLLLPAAPPLPWVLLLGMGSGSTFPLALVFIALRASNPAQVPRLSALAQGVGYLLAASGPFLFGALHDRTAAWTTPLWFLVGCTGLVLLAGLWATRAEPSTRR; encoded by the coding sequence GTGTCGGGAGAGGGCCTGACGGAATCCACCCCGGCGCTCGCCGGTCGCAGGACCGCTCTTCTGGTCCTGGGCCTGGTGCTCGTGGCGCTGAACCTGCGCCCCAGCCTCGCGGGGTTCGGGCCCCTGCTCGGGCAGATTCAGGCGGAGCTGGGGGTGAGCGCGGCGACGGTAAGCCTGCTGACCACCATTCCGCTGCTGTGCTGGGGGCTGCTGGCCCCCCTCGCTCCCCTCCTGACCCGATGGCGCAGCAGCGAGACGGTGGTGCTGCTGAGCACCGGCCTGATCGGGGTGGGCGCCCTGCTGCGGGTGGGCCCGACCCTGGGCTGGATTCTCCCCGGCACCGTTCTGGTCGGGGCGGGGATCGCCCTGAACAACGTGCTGCTGCCCAGCCTGGTGCGGCGCGACTTCCCGCGCCAGGTGGGGCTGATGACGGGCGTGTACACCCTGGCGGTCGTCGGCGGGGCGGCGATGGCCTCCGGGCTGGCGGTGCCGCTGCGCCGGGCGTTCGGTGGGGAGTGGCGCGCGTCGCTGGGGGTCTGGGCCGGGCTGGCCCTGCTGGGCATGCTGGCCTGGCTCCCGGTGCTGTTCGGGCGGCAGACCCGCGGGGGGTGGGGAGCCCCTGCCGGAACGTCCGTCTGGCGCAACCCCTACGCCCCGCCGGTGACGCTCTTCATGGGCTTTCAGGCGCTGGTGTTCTTCACCTGGCTGACCTGGTTGCCCCGGGTGCTTCAGGACCGGGGCCTGAGCCCGGAGGCGAGCGGGCTGCTGCTCGCGCTGGGGAATCTGGTCCAGCTCCCCTTCAGCCTGGGCGTGCCCGTCCTGGCAGCGAGGCTGCGGGGCGCGCGCCCCCTCGTCGTCGCCATCTCGGGTCTGATCGCGGCGGGGTTGCTGGGACTTCTGCTCCTGCCCGCCGCGCCGCCCCTGCCCTGGGTCCTGCTCCTCGGGATGGGTTCCGGCAGCACCTTTCCGCTGGCGCTGGTCTTCATCGCCCTGCGGGCCAGCAACCCGGCCCAGGTGCCCCGGCTGTCCGCGCTGGCGCAGGGGGTGGGCTACCTCCTGGCGGCAAGCGGTCCCTTCCTCTTCGGCGCCCTGCACGACCGGACGGCGGCCTGGACCACGCCGCTGTGGTTCCTGGTGGGCTGCACGGGGCTGGTGCTCCTGGCCGGATTGTGGGCCACGCGCGCCGAACCCTCAACCCGCCGCTGA
- a CDS encoding 2-hydroxy-3-oxopropionate reductase — protein sequence MTNGKERIGFIGLGIMGLPMARNLIRAGYSLTVNNRGPEAEQALAAEGARVARTAREVAEASDIVITMLPDSPQVEEVVLGENGVAEGIRSGGLYIDMSSVAPSTARKVAGALKVKGADALDAPVSGGQVGAEQATLSIMVGGSEEGFERARPVFQAVGKNIVYIGGPGAGQVTKICNQIVVALTIQAVAEAMTLARKSGVDAARVREALLGGFAQSRILDLHGQRILDGNFKPGFRINLHRKDLRLALEAGREQAVPLPATAGVAELMNAMIAQGMGDLDHSGLAALYAQLSGLD from the coding sequence ATGACGAACGGTAAGGAACGCATCGGCTTTATCGGCCTGGGCATCATGGGCCTCCCGATGGCCCGCAACCTGATCAGGGCGGGCTACTCCCTCACCGTGAACAACCGCGGCCCCGAGGCCGAGCAGGCCCTCGCCGCCGAGGGGGCGCGGGTGGCCCGCACCGCCCGAGAAGTCGCCGAGGCGAGCGACATCGTCATCACTATGCTCCCCGACAGCCCGCAGGTGGAGGAGGTCGTGCTGGGCGAGAACGGGGTTGCGGAAGGCATCCGGTCAGGTGGCCTCTATATCGACATGAGCAGCGTGGCCCCCAGCACCGCCCGCAAGGTCGCGGGGGCGCTGAAGGTAAAGGGGGCCGACGCCCTCGACGCGCCCGTCTCCGGTGGTCAGGTCGGCGCCGAGCAGGCGACCCTGAGCATCATGGTGGGCGGCAGCGAGGAGGGCTTCGAGCGGGCCCGCCCGGTGTTCCAGGCGGTCGGAAAGAACATCGTGTACATCGGCGGCCCCGGCGCCGGGCAGGTCACGAAAATCTGCAACCAGATCGTCGTGGCCCTGACCATCCAGGCCGTCGCGGAGGCGATGACCCTCGCCCGCAAGAGCGGGGTGGACGCCGCCCGGGTCCGCGAGGCGCTGCTGGGCGGCTTCGCGCAGAGCCGCATTCTCGACCTGCACGGGCAGCGGATTCTGGACGGGAACTTCAAGCCCGGCTTCCGCATCAATCTGCACCGCAAGGATCTGCGCCTCGCGCTGGAGGCGGGCCGCGAGCAGGCCGTGCCTCTCCCCGCCACGGCGGGCGTCGCCGAGCTGATGAACGCCATGATCGCGCAGGGGATGGGCGACCTCGACCACTCGGGCCTCGCGGCGCTGTACGCGCAACTCTCCGGGCTGGACTGA
- the pucL gene encoding factor-independent urate hydroxylase yields the protein MTQTQNAPARVNARLGYNNYGKAEVNLMKVKRDTERHEIRELQVRVAMTGDFAAAHEQGDNTDLIATDTVRNTIYGLAKEGFNGSPEEFGKELVAHFVKTGPRVTGGFMEFTEYLWERIQVGGQGHDHSFVRQMPQRTGRVESEDGQTFKVTSGIENLYVLKTTESGWANYLLNERFTTLPETHERLMASYVTAKWEYNEGEVDYDAVWGRVYRQIQETFTDHYSPSLQNTLFLMGQAVLTMCPEISRIYFRMPNKHHLQYNLQRFGLENNLEIFHVDPEPYGLMEGWVERA from the coding sequence ATGACCCAGACCCAGAACGCCCCGGCCAGGGTGAACGCCCGTCTCGGCTACAACAACTATGGCAAGGCCGAGGTCAACCTGATGAAGGTGAAGCGCGACACCGAGCGCCACGAGATCCGCGAACTCCAGGTGCGCGTGGCGATGACGGGCGACTTCGCGGCGGCCCACGAGCAGGGGGACAACACCGACCTGATCGCCACCGACACGGTGCGGAACACGATCTACGGGCTGGCGAAGGAAGGGTTTAACGGCAGCCCCGAGGAGTTCGGCAAGGAACTGGTCGCCCACTTCGTGAAGACCGGGCCCAGGGTCACGGGCGGCTTCATGGAGTTCACCGAGTACCTGTGGGAACGCATTCAGGTGGGTGGCCAGGGCCATGACCACTCCTTCGTGCGCCAGATGCCCCAGCGAACGGGCCGTGTGGAGAGCGAGGACGGCCAGACCTTCAAGGTCACGTCCGGCATCGAGAACCTCTACGTGCTGAAGACCACCGAGAGCGGCTGGGCGAACTACCTCCTGAACGAGCGGTTCACGACCCTGCCCGAGACGCACGAGCGCCTGATGGCGTCCTACGTGACCGCCAAGTGGGAGTACAACGAGGGTGAGGTGGACTACGACGCCGTGTGGGGACGCGTGTACCGGCAGATTCAGGAGACCTTCACCGACCACTACTCGCCCAGCCTCCAGAACACGCTGTTCCTGATGGGCCAGGCGGTGCTGACGATGTGCCCCGAGATCTCGCGCATCTACTTCCGCATGCCCAACAAGCACCACCTCCAGTACAACTTGCAGCGCTTCGGCCTGGAGAACAACCTGGAAATCTTCCACGTGGACCCCGAGCCCTACGGCCTGATGGAAGGCTGGGTGGAGCGCGCCTGA
- the uraH gene encoding hydroxyisourate hydrolase: protein MAGHSGLTTHVLDTARGRPAAGVRVELFQVEGGERRKVTEAVTNGDGRTDAPLIERGSLQPGTYELTFHVAPYFEGFEATPKVPFLDLVTLRFTVSDTSGHYHVPLVMTPWAYSTYRGS, encoded by the coding sequence ATGGCGGGTCACTCCGGCCTCACGACCCACGTTCTGGACACGGCCAGAGGTCGCCCCGCCGCCGGGGTCCGGGTGGAACTCTTCCAGGTGGAGGGCGGGGAACGGCGCAAGGTGACCGAGGCGGTCACGAACGGGGACGGGCGCACCGACGCCCCCCTGATCGAACGCGGCAGCCTTCAGCCCGGCACCTACGAACTCACCTTCCACGTCGCCCCGTACTTCGAGGGCTTCGAGGCCACCCCAAAGGTTCCGTTCCTCGACCTCGTGACCCTGCGCTTCACCGTGAGCGACACCTCCGGGCACTACCACGTGCCGCTGGTGATGACCCCCTGGGCCTACAGCACCTACCGGGGAAGTTGA
- a CDS encoding TMEM175 family protein yields the protein MMTKSRLEAFSDGVIAIIITIMVLELPRPQGHEWAELARIWPTLFGYILSFVYVGIYWNNHHHLLLTVRRISGSILWANLHLLFWLSLFPYVTGWAGESHYAPVPMTCYAAVALMCALAFTLLSVLIMRADPSNHLLADATGTGTKEKLSVAAYLVAIVAPFFGPTGVIVSGVMLLGVALMWLVPDRRIERVLEGEQTAR from the coding sequence ATGATGACCAAATCTCGCCTGGAAGCCTTCTCGGACGGCGTCATCGCCATCATCATCACCATCATGGTGCTGGAACTGCCCCGGCCCCAGGGCCACGAGTGGGCGGAACTTGCGCGCATCTGGCCCACCCTGTTCGGGTACATCCTCAGCTTCGTCTACGTGGGCATCTACTGGAACAACCATCACCACCTGCTGCTGACCGTCCGCCGGATCAGCGGCAGCATCCTGTGGGCCAACCTGCACCTGCTGTTCTGGCTGTCCCTGTTTCCCTACGTCACCGGCTGGGCGGGCGAGAGTCACTACGCGCCGGTTCCGATGACCTGCTACGCCGCCGTTGCCCTGATGTGCGCCCTCGCGTTTACCCTGCTCTCGGTCCTGATCATGCGGGCCGATCCCAGCAACCACCTCCTGGCCGACGCGACGGGAACCGGCACGAAGGAAAAACTGTCTGTCGCCGCGTACCTCGTCGCCATCGTCGCGCCCTTTTTCGGGCCAACGGGGGTGATCGTCTCCGGCGTCATGCTCCTGGGCGTCGCCCTGATGTGGCTGGTGCCGGATCGCCGGATCGAGCGCGTGCTGGAAGGGGAGCAGACGGCGCGCTGA
- the uraD gene encoding 2-oxo-4-hydroxy-4-carboxy-5-ureidoimidazoline decarboxylase yields MNAPLPLSAVNALPQAEFVRVFGGVLEHSPRYAERVGSERPFASVEELAAAFTAAVLADTPDQQLALIRAHPDLAGKAALAGEVTRESASEQASAGLDRLTPEEYAEFHRVNQAYHAKFDMPYIVCVRENTKGSILAGAAVRLENTPEQERETALREIGKIARLRVLDLVAQDREGVEA; encoded by the coding sequence TTGAACGCCCCCCTGCCCCTGTCCGCCGTGAACGCCCTTCCCCAGGCCGAGTTCGTGCGCGTCTTCGGCGGCGTGCTGGAACACAGCCCCCGCTACGCGGAGCGGGTGGGATCGGAACGCCCCTTCGCCAGCGTCGAGGAACTGGCCGCCGCCTTCACCGCCGCCGTGCTCGCCGACACGCCCGATCAGCAGCTCGCCCTGATCCGCGCCCACCCCGACCTCGCCGGAAAGGCGGCCCTCGCCGGAGAGGTCACCCGCGAATCGGCCTCCGAGCAGGCCTCTGCCGGACTCGACCGCCTGACCCCCGAGGAGTACGCCGAGTTCCACCGCGTCAACCAGGCCTACCACGCCAAGTTCGACATGCCCTACATCGTCTGCGTGCGGGAGAACACCAAGGGGAGCATCCTGGCCGGTGCCGCCGTGCGCCTGGAGAACACCCCCGAGCAGGAGCGGGAGACCGCCCTGCGGGAAATCGGCAAGATCGCCCGGCTCAGAGTGCTCGACCTGGTGGCCCAGGACCGCGAAGGAGTGGAAGCATGA
- a CDS encoding nucleobase:cation symporter-2 family protein, which produces MTQAPPIRSVHPVDEVPPPGRTVAFGLQHVLSMYAGIIAVPLVLASALGLPQDQVVRIVNASFFMCGIATLIQTLGFPGFGARLPIVQGTTFASVASMILIGKEFGLPGIYGAVIVAGLFTVLVAPFFSRLLRFFPPVVAGTVITIIGVALLPVSIRWAGGGNPAAPDFGSPANLGLAALTLVFVLLVTRFARGFFSRIGVLLGLVFGTVVAALFGKASFATVGTAAAFGFTPPFFFGAPTFALVPILSMILVMLVVMVETTADLLAIGEITEKPVDGRVVANGLRADGLSTALAGVFNVFPFTAFAQNVGLVRFTGIKSRFVVAAAGVILMLLGFFPKLGALVASIPLPVLGGAGLVLFGTVAAAGIQTLSRVNMADTRNLTIVAVSVAMGVIPATVPTLYDKLPGWASLFLESGITAGALTAILLNILFNIVGTGREQRSYTADVTEHAPEPGGLH; this is translated from the coding sequence ATGACGCAGGCCCCGCCCATCCGGTCCGTCCACCCTGTGGACGAAGTGCCGCCCCCCGGGCGCACGGTCGCCTTCGGGCTGCAACACGTGCTGAGCATGTACGCCGGGATCATCGCGGTGCCGCTGGTGCTGGCGAGCGCACTTGGTCTTCCCCAGGATCAGGTCGTGCGGATCGTGAACGCCAGCTTCTTCATGTGCGGGATCGCCACGCTGATCCAGACGCTGGGCTTCCCCGGCTTCGGCGCGCGGCTGCCCATCGTCCAGGGGACCACCTTCGCCTCGGTCGCCAGCATGATCCTGATCGGCAAGGAGTTCGGGCTGCCGGGCATCTACGGCGCAGTCATCGTGGCGGGGCTCTTCACCGTGCTGGTGGCGCCGTTCTTCTCGCGGCTGCTGCGCTTCTTCCCGCCCGTCGTCGCGGGGACGGTCATCACCATCATCGGGGTCGCGCTGCTGCCCGTCTCCATCCGTTGGGCGGGCGGCGGCAACCCGGCGGCCCCCGACTTCGGCTCGCCCGCCAACCTCGGCCTCGCCGCGCTGACGCTGGTGTTCGTGCTGCTCGTGACCCGCTTTGCCCGGGGCTTTTTCAGCCGCATCGGGGTGCTGCTGGGGCTGGTGTTCGGCACGGTGGTCGCCGCGCTCTTCGGCAAGGCGTCCTTCGCCACGGTGGGCACCGCCGCCGCGTTCGGCTTCACGCCGCCCTTCTTCTTCGGGGCGCCCACCTTCGCCCTGGTGCCCATCCTGTCCATGATCCTGGTGATGCTCGTCGTGATGGTCGAGACCACCGCCGACCTGCTCGCCATCGGGGAGATCACCGAAAAACCGGTCGATGGCCGGGTGGTGGCGAACGGCCTGCGCGCCGACGGCCTCTCCACCGCGCTCGCCGGGGTGTTCAATGTGTTCCCCTTCACGGCCTTCGCCCAGAACGTGGGGCTGGTGCGTTTCACCGGCATCAAGAGCCGCTTCGTGGTCGCGGCGGCGGGCGTGATCCTGATGCTGTTGGGCTTCTTCCCCAAGCTGGGGGCGCTCGTGGCCTCCATCCCCCTGCCCGTGCTGGGCGGGGCCGGGCTGGTGCTGTTCGGCACGGTGGCGGCGGCGGGCATCCAGACCCTGAGCCGGGTCAACATGGCCGACACCCGCAACCTCACCATCGTCGCGGTGAGCGTGGCGATGGGCGTGATTCCCGCCACTGTCCCCACCCTGTACGACAAGCTGCCCGGCTGGGCGAGCCTGTTCCTGGAGAGCGGCATCACCGCCGGGGCGCTGACGGCCATCCTGCTCAACATCCTCTTTAACATCGTCGGCACGGGCCGCGAGCAACGCTCCTACACTGCGGACGTGACCGAACACGCGCCCGAGCCCGGAGGTCTGCATTGA
- the aceB gene encoding malate synthase A: MPQTPAGLSITAPLQEGYAEVLTPEALSFVAELHRRFDARRRELLAAREARQARLDAGELPDFLPETAHIRAGDWKIAPLPRDLQDRRVEITGPVDRKMIINALNSGARMFMADFEDASSPTWENMVEGQLNLRDAVRGTISLEQGGKSYRLNDKVAMLLVRPRGLHLPEKHVTVDGETMSGSLFDFGLYAFHNLHERLSRGTGTYFYIPKLESHLEARWWNDVFTLAEDTLGAPRGTIRATVLIETILAAFEMDEILYELREHSAGLNAGRWDYIFSYIKKFRNRDDRILPDRAQVTMAVPMMANYSKLAIQTCHRRGAPAIGGMSAFIPVKNDPAANERAFEQVRADKEREATNGHDGTWVAHPGMVGLATEVFDRLMPGPNQIDSGKQADLNVTASDLLTPPGGTITEGGVRTNISVGIQYLAAWLQGRGAVPIHNLMEDAATAEISRAQLWQWLHHGVRLDDGRTLTQDLLGTLFEDELGKLGPNFAQAGRLFKDVATRSPLVEFLTLPAYGQLA, translated from the coding sequence ATCCCGCAGACGCCCGCTGGCCTGTCCATCACCGCTCCCCTTCAGGAAGGGTACGCCGAGGTGCTGACGCCCGAGGCGCTCTCCTTTGTGGCCGAGTTGCACCGCCGCTTCGACGCCCGGCGCCGCGAGTTGCTGGCGGCCCGCGAGGCGCGGCAGGCCCGGCTGGACGCGGGCGAATTGCCCGACTTCCTGCCGGAAACGGCCCACATCCGGGCCGGGGACTGGAAGATCGCGCCCCTGCCGCGGGACCTCCAGGACCGCCGGGTGGAGATCACCGGGCCGGTGGACCGCAAGATGATCATCAACGCCCTGAACAGCGGCGCCCGGATGTTCATGGCCGACTTCGAGGACGCGAGCAGCCCGACCTGGGAGAACATGGTCGAGGGCCAGCTCAACCTGCGCGACGCGGTACGCGGCACCATCAGCCTGGAGCAGGGCGGCAAGAGCTACCGCCTGAACGACAAGGTGGCGATGCTGCTCGTCCGCCCGCGCGGCCTGCACCTCCCCGAAAAGCACGTCACGGTGGACGGCGAGACGATGAGCGGCTCTCTCTTCGACTTCGGCCTGTACGCCTTCCACAACCTGCACGAGCGGCTCAGCCGGGGCACCGGCACCTACTTCTACATCCCTAAGCTGGAGTCGCACCTCGAAGCCCGCTGGTGGAACGACGTGTTCACCCTCGCGGAGGACACCCTCGGCGCCCCGCGCGGCACCATCCGGGCCACCGTCCTGATCGAGACGATCCTCGCCGCCTTCGAGATGGACGAGATCCTGTACGAACTGCGCGAGCACTCGGCGGGGCTGAACGCGGGGCGCTGGGACTACATCTTCTCCTACATCAAGAAGTTCAGGAACCGGGACGACCGGATTCTCCCCGACCGCGCCCAGGTGACGATGGCGGTCCCCATGATGGCGAACTACTCCAAGCTCGCCATCCAGACCTGCCACAGGCGCGGCGCCCCGGCCATCGGCGGCATGAGCGCCTTTATCCCGGTCAAGAATGACCCGGCGGCCAACGAGCGCGCCTTCGAGCAGGTCCGCGCCGACAAGGAGCGCGAGGCGACGAACGGCCACGACGGCACCTGGGTCGCCCACCCCGGCATGGTGGGGCTCGCCACCGAGGTCTTCGACCGCCTGATGCCTGGCCCCAACCAGATCGACTCCGGCAAGCAGGCGGACCTCAACGTGACCGCGAGCGACCTCCTCACCCCGCCGGGGGGCACGATCACCGAGGGCGGCGTGCGGACGAACATCAGCGTGGGCATCCAGTACCTCGCGGCGTGGCTCCAGGGCCGGGGCGCCGTGCCCATCCACAACCTGATGGAGGACGCCGCCACCGCCGAGATCAGCCGCGCGCAACTGTGGCAGTGGCTGCACCACGGGGTCCGGCTGGACGACGGGCGCACCCTGACACAGGACCTGCTGGGCACCCTCTTTGAGGACGAACTGGGCAAGCTCGGCCCGAACTTCGCCCAGGCGGGGCGGCTTTTCAAGGACGTGGCGACGCGCTCGCCGCTCGTGGAGTTCCTGACCCTGCCCGCCTACGGGCAGCTCGCCTGA
- a CDS encoding glycerate kinase type-2 family protein, whose protein sequence is MTAPERTVPRTDLRALLEASYRAALEAVAPARLLAPHLNGPCPDFVLAFGKAALPMLRAALEAYPGVPGLAVPPRGTPDLSAPEGAEVLPGSHPVPDEYSTRAAEQALARVRELPEGARLLVLVSGGGSALLSAPWGVTLEQKQALTRDLLRAGATIEEINAVRKHLSHVKGGRLAQATRAQVRTLLISDVIGDDPSVIASGPTVPDPTTFVDALAVLDRYGITAREARAHFEAGVRRDLPETPKPGELPQVENTVIGSNRVLLEAAQAFLEGQGVRAVILGDTFAGEARDLAGFHASLVGSIRSYGTPFQGPLVLLSGGEATVTVRGNGRGGRNQEFALWLLQELGERGVYALSAGSDGIDGNSDAAGAFLTPDSLARARALGLDPRDFLARNDSGTFFASVGDALITGPSGHNLNDYRAIWVG, encoded by the coding sequence ATGACGGCGCCTGAGCGGACGGTGCCCCGGACGGACCTGCGGGCGCTGCTGGAGGCCAGCTACCGGGCCGCGCTGGAGGCCGTCGCCCCGGCCCGCCTGCTCGCCCCGCACCTGAATGGGCCGTGCCCCGACTTCGTGCTCGCCTTCGGCAAGGCGGCGCTGCCCATGCTGCGCGCGGCGCTGGAGGCCTACCCAGGCGTGCCGGGCCTGGCCGTGCCGCCCCGGGGAACCCCCGACCTCAGCGCACCGGAAGGGGCGGAGGTGCTGCCCGGCAGCCACCCGGTCCCCGACGAGTACAGCACGCGGGCCGCCGAACAGGCCCTGGCCCGGGTCCGCGAGTTACCGGAAGGGGCGCGGCTCCTCGTCCTCGTCTCGGGTGGGGGGAGTGCGCTGCTGAGTGCTCCCTGGGGCGTCACCCTGGAGCAGAAACAGGCCCTCACCCGTGACCTGCTGCGCGCCGGGGCCACCATCGAGGAGATCAACGCCGTTCGCAAGCACCTCTCGCACGTGAAGGGCGGGCGACTCGCGCAGGCCACGCGCGCCCAGGTGCGGACCCTCCTGATCTCGGACGTGATTGGCGATGACCCCTCCGTGATCGCCAGTGGTCCCACCGTGCCGGACCCCACGACCTTCGTGGACGCACTGGCCGTGCTCGACCGTTACGGCATTACGGCGCGCGAAGCCCGCGCCCATTTCGAGGCGGGTGTCCGGCGCGACCTCCCCGAGACCCCGAAGCCCGGTGAGTTGCCGCAGGTCGAGAACACCGTCATCGGCTCCAACCGTGTGCTGCTGGAGGCGGCGCAGGCGTTTCTGGAAGGACAGGGCGTCCGCGCGGTCATCCTCGGGGACACCTTCGCCGGGGAGGCCCGTGACCTGGCCGGATTTCACGCCTCTTTAGTGGGGAGCATTCGCAGCTACGGCACGCCTTTCCAGGGGCCGCTGGTCCTGCTCTCCGGCGGGGAGGCGACGGTCACGGTGCGGGGCAACGGGCGCGGCGGGCGCAACCAGGAATTCGCCCTGTGGCTGCTTCAGGAACTGGGAGAACGCGGCGTGTATGCCCTCTCCGCCGGTTCGGACGGCATCGACGGGAACAGCGACGCGGCGGGGGCTTTCCTCACGCCCGACTCGCTCGCGCGTGCTCGTGCGCTGGGCCTGGACCCCCGAGACTTCCTCGCCCGCAACGACTCCGGCACCTTCTTCGCCTCAGTAGGAGACGCTCTCATTACAGGACCCAGCGGGCATAACCTCAACGATTACCGGGCGATCTGGGTGGGATAA